The following proteins are encoded in a genomic region of Streptomyces sp. NBC_01723:
- a CDS encoding META domain-containing protein, producing MYRQKQQRRKTLTVAAVAALVPLAAACGSEKADDGSASVGAGKPITGVQWSIDSVTVDGTTHKAPDEARVRIDDAGGAEGSTGCNTFSARADVKGERVRLSDAMFTEKACDKTPVEFEKSLGRALTTGTLTTESEGDGLTFTTSGGDTVKLSRAKDASLYGTRWTVTSPAQQDRAHLTFDPEAKSVSGRLPCNRVNAKATVSDGRITVGAPSTTRMMCEGSLMDAEKRMLSFLKGPVDYRIDQETLTLTSEDGTTVRAVADR from the coding sequence ATGTACAGGCAGAAGCAGCAGCGAAGGAAGACCCTGACCGTGGCGGCCGTCGCCGCGCTCGTCCCGCTCGCCGCGGCCTGCGGCAGCGAGAAGGCGGACGACGGCAGCGCCTCCGTAGGCGCCGGAAAGCCCATCACCGGCGTGCAGTGGAGCATCGACAGCGTCACCGTCGACGGCACCACCCACAAGGCACCGGACGAGGCACGGGTCCGGATCGACGACGCCGGCGGGGCGGAGGGCAGCACCGGCTGCAACACCTTCAGCGCGCGCGCCGACGTCAAGGGAGAACGCGTCCGGCTCAGCGACGCCATGTTCACCGAGAAGGCCTGCGACAAGACGCCCGTCGAGTTCGAGAAGTCCCTCGGCCGCGCCCTCACCACCGGCACGCTCACCACCGAGAGCGAGGGCGACGGCCTGACGTTCACCACCTCCGGGGGCGACACCGTCAAGCTCAGCCGGGCGAAGGACGCGTCCCTGTACGGCACCAGGTGGACCGTGACCAGCCCGGCCCAGCAGGACCGCGCCCACCTCACCTTCGACCCGGAGGCCAAGTCCGTCTCCGGCCGCCTCCCCTGCAACCGCGTCAACGCCAAGGCCACCGTCAGCGACGGGCGTATCACCGTCGGCGCCCCTTCCACGACCCGAATGATGTGCGAAGGCTCACTCATGGACGCCGAGAAGCGGATGCTGAGCTTCCTCAAGGGTCCGGTCGATTACCGGATCGATCAGGAAACCCTCACCCTGACCAGCGAAGACGGGACGACCGTGCGAGCCGTGGCCGATCGGTGA
- a CDS encoding maleylpyruvate isomerase family mycothiol-dependent enzyme: protein MPPARRRPRAYDPARTRAAVLAQFGNVRTAVRGLTAEQLALPTRLGDWTVRELVAHVGMALTAVDRLLGEPEPARQDGRLPDWPFAIAAGADAIAGTARRLAADHPDLDAHLADVERRFTEHLDTHPGSRLLPTSAGALPLADYVVTRTVELIVHTDDLTAAVPGLDIPLDRQALAAATRLLADALAVKAPGASTEVRIPPYAVVQCVEGPRHTRGTPPNVVETDPLTWVRLATGRLTWKDAVADAKLSASGERADLGELLPLLG, encoded by the coding sequence CCCGTGCCGCCGTCCTCGCTCAGTTCGGGAACGTGCGGACGGCCGTCCGTGGCCTCACGGCCGAGCAGCTCGCGTTGCCGACCCGGCTCGGGGACTGGACCGTGCGGGAGCTGGTCGCGCACGTCGGGATGGCGCTGACCGCCGTGGACCGGCTGCTCGGCGAGCCCGAGCCCGCGCGGCAGGACGGGCGGCTGCCCGACTGGCCGTTCGCGATCGCCGCCGGCGCGGACGCCATCGCCGGTACCGCCCGGCGGCTGGCCGCCGACCACCCCGACCTCGACGCCCATCTCGCCGACGTCGAGCGGCGCTTCACCGAGCATCTCGACACCCACCCGGGCAGCCGGCTGCTCCCCACCAGCGCGGGCGCGCTGCCGCTCGCCGACTACGTCGTCACCCGCACCGTCGAACTCATCGTGCACACCGACGACCTCACCGCCGCCGTGCCCGGCCTCGACATCCCCCTCGACCGGCAGGCCCTGGCCGCCGCCACCCGGCTGCTCGCCGACGCGCTCGCGGTGAAGGCGCCCGGCGCCTCGACCGAGGTGCGGATCCCGCCGTACGCCGTCGTCCAGTGCGTCGAGGGCCCCCGGCACACCCGGGGCACCCCGCCCAACGTCGTCGAGACCGATCCGCTGACCTGGGTCCGGCTGGCCACCGGGCGGCTGACCTGGAAGGACGCCGTGGCCGACGCGAAGCTGAGCGCGAGCGGCGAGCGGGCCGACCTGGGTGAGCTGCTGCCCCTGCTCGGCTGA